The Rhizobium leguminosarum genome includes a region encoding these proteins:
- a CDS encoding ABC transporter substrate-binding protein, with translation MKTIVSAAALLAASLFAIPASAANLVLYTSQPNEDAQATVDGFMAANPDIKVDWVRDGTPKIMAKLQAEIQAGNPVADILLIADMVTLERLKEDGKLLAYKSPESAGYDAALYDADGYYYSTKLITTGIMYNTSAAMKPASWKDLTKPEAKGLVTMPSPLASGAALIHAQTLAAVPGLGWDFYKSLAENGAIAAGGNGAVLKSVASGEKAYGMVVDYMPIREKAKGAPVEFVFPSEGVSAVTEPVGILASTKNADAAKKFVDYVLSEKGQEGFLKLGYIPARNGMKLPEGFPARDTIKVLPIKAAEALKNTDQDLKTFSGIYGSN, from the coding sequence ATGAAAACGATCGTTTCCGCCGCAGCCCTTCTCGCCGCGAGCCTCTTTGCCATTCCGGCTTCTGCCGCAAACCTCGTTCTCTACACCAGCCAGCCGAACGAAGACGCGCAGGCAACGGTCGATGGCTTCATGGCCGCCAATCCCGATATCAAGGTCGACTGGGTACGCGACGGCACGCCGAAGATCATGGCGAAACTCCAGGCCGAGATCCAGGCCGGCAACCCGGTTGCCGACATTCTCCTCATCGCCGACATGGTGACGCTGGAGCGCCTTAAAGAAGACGGCAAGCTCTTGGCCTATAAGTCGCCGGAATCCGCAGGGTACGATGCCGCCCTTTATGACGCCGACGGCTATTACTACTCGACCAAGCTGATCACCACCGGCATCATGTACAACACTTCGGCCGCCATGAAGCCTGCTAGCTGGAAGGACCTGACCAAGCCGGAAGCCAAGGGCCTCGTCACCATGCCGAGCCCGCTTGCCTCGGGTGCGGCCCTCATCCACGCCCAGACGCTCGCCGCCGTTCCGGGACTCGGCTGGGATTTCTACAAGTCGCTTGCGGAAAACGGCGCGATTGCAGCCGGTGGCAACGGCGCCGTGCTGAAGTCGGTCGCCTCGGGCGAAAAGGCCTATGGCATGGTCGTTGACTACATGCCGATCCGCGAGAAGGCCAAGGGCGCGCCTGTCGAGTTCGTCTTCCCGAGCGAAGGCGTTTCGGCCGTCACCGAGCCGGTCGGCATCCTTGCCAGCACCAAAAATGCCGATGCCGCCAAGAAATTCGTCGATTACGTGCTCTCCGAAAAGGGCCAGGAAGGCTTCCTGAAGCTCGGCTACATCCCGGCTCGCAACGGCATGAAGCTGCCGGAAGGCTTTCCGGCGCGCGACACCATCAAGGTCCTGCCGATCAAGGCGGCCGAAGCATTGAAGAATACCGATCAGGATCTCAAGACCTTCTCGGGCATCTACGGCTCGAACTGA